In Massilia sp. METH4, the genomic window AGCACCTTCACGCCGCACCAGCGCGCCACCAGGTAGTGGCCCAGCTCGTGGATGATCACGAGCGTGCCCAGGGCAACGATGAAGGCAAGCAGTGTCTGCAGCAGGTTCATGGTAAGCCCCTCGCAATCCGCGCCGTCAGGCGTTGGCCGCCTTCAGCGGATGGCCCAGCGCGGCGATCGCCCGCTCGGCCGCGGCGCGCGCCGCCGCATCCTGCGCCATCACCGCCTCGATCGACGAGGCCGGGCCGTGCGGCAGCGAATCCATCACGCCGGCGATCACGCGGTCGATCTGGCGGAAGCCGATGCGCTCCTCGAGGAAGGCTTGCACCGCCACTTCGTTGGCCGCATTCAGGAGGGCCGGCGCCGTGCCGCCGGCATTGAGCGCGTCGTACGCGAGCGCCAGGCAGGGGAAACGGTTGAAGTCGGGCTGCTCGAATTGCAGGGTACCCACCTGCGTGAGGTCCAGCTGGGCGACGCCCGATTCGATGCGCTCCGGGTAGGCCAGCGCGTTGGCGATGGGCGTGCGCATGTCCGGATTGCCCAGCTCGGCGATCACGGAACCGTCGGCATACGACACCATCGAATGGATCACCGATTGCGGGTGGATCACTACCTCGATTTGCGCGGCCGGCGCGCCGAACAGCCAGTGCGCCTCGATCACTTCGAGGCCCTTGTTCATCATCGTGGCCGAGTCGACCGAGATCTTGCGGCCCATCGACCATTTCGGGTGCTTGCACGCCTCGGCCGGCGTGACGGTGTCGAGCGTTTCGACGGCGCGCTTCAGGAACGGGCCGCCGGAAGCCGTCAGCAGGATCTTCGTGACACCCGCCGCCTTCGGTACGCGGCGGTAGTTCGCCGGCAGGCACTGGAAGATGGCGTTGTGCTCGGAATCGATCGGCAGCAAGGTGGCGCCGGACTCGGCTACCGCATCCATGAACAGCTGGCCGGACATCACCAGCGCTTCCTTGTTCGCCAGCATGACCTTCTTGCCGGCGCGGGCCGCGGCCAGCGTGGGCGCCAGGCCGGCGGCGCCCACGATGGCGGCCATCACCGCATCGGTCTCGCTGCCCGCCGCCACGTCGCACAGGGCTTGCTCGCCCCACCCCACCTGCGTTTCGACATTCATCGCGCGCAGCAGCGCGGCCAGCTGGTCGGCCGCGTCCGCACTGCCGACGACGGCGACCTTCGGCCGGAACTGCCGGCACTGGGCGGCCAGCTCCTCGACACGGCTGTGCGCGGACAGCGCATACACGGTGTAACGGTCGGGATGGCGGGCAATGACGTCGAGCGTGGAGACGCCGATGGAGCCGGTGGCGCCAAGGATGGTGATGCTTTGCATGAGAGTGCCTTAAATTACAGCCAGCCGCCGATGAGCGCTGCGATCGGCAATACGGGTACCAATGCGTCGATGCGGTCGAGCACGCCGCCATGGCCGGGCAGCAGGTTGCTGCTGTCCTTGAAGCCGGCGCGGCGCTTGAGCTGGGATTCGAACAGGTCGCCGGCGATCGACGCGGCCACCATGACGGAGAGCGTGGCCAGGGCAACGCCCCAGCCCAGTTTCGCCTGCATGCGCACGGCGAAGGTATCCTGCAGCCACGGCTGGTGAGGCGCGGCAAGGATCGTGATCGTGGCCAGCACCAGCACGGCGATCCAGCCGCCCACGGCGCCTTCGACGGATTTGCCCGGCGAAATCGTGGGCGCCAGCTTGCGCTTGCCGAATTTCTTGCCCGAGAAGTAGGCGCCGATGTCGGCGATGAACACGACCGCCATCACGGACACCAGGTACAGTGGAGAAACCTGGAACAGCACGAGGATCGCGACGAAGCACGACACCAGCGTGGCGGCATAGACCATCGACAGCAGCGTATTGCCGAACCCTTCCATGGGCGGCAGGCCGACCTTCAGCGATGGCAGGAAGCGCAGCAGCCAGATGGCGGCGCCCAGCGCGAGCCAGAAGCGGGCCTGCTCCAGCCCGGTGTTCAGGAAGAAGGTATAGAGAAAGGCCGCCGTCCAGCAGGCGGCGATCACGACGGGCACGCGCAGCTTGAACAGGCGGAACGCTTCCCAGGTGACGGCGAAAAACGCCACCGCCACGAGCGCCTGGACAGCCGGCAGCGAGCCGGAAAACAGCACGGCCACCAGCACCACGAACAGGATGACGGCGGTAATGATCCGGGTCTTCAGCATGAGTTGTTATTTTTTCAGTTGTTCACCGGTGCGGCCGAAGCGGCGCTCCCGGTGCTGGTAGGACGCGATCGCTTCGTCCAGCTTCTCGGCGGTGAAATCGGGCCAGTACGTGTCCGTGAAATACAGCTCCGTATAGGCGAGCTGCCACAGCAGGAAGTTCGAGATGCGCTCTTCGCCGCCGGTGCGGATGAACAGGTCCGGCTCCGGCGCATAGGCCATCGCCAGGTGCGGTGCCAACTGCTCCTCGGAAAAGTCGGTGGCGCCCGGATGGGCCGATACCATCTTGCCAATTGCCTGCATGATATCCCAGCGGCCGCCATAGTTGGCGCACACGGTGACGGTGAGGCGGGTATTGTTCGCCGTCTTGCGCTCGGCGTTGGCGATCATTTCCTGGAGCTTGGCGTCGAAACGGGACAGATCGCCGACCACTTTCAGGCGAATGTTATTCGCGTGCATCTTCGCCACTTCACGCTCGAGCGCGGTGACGAACAGGCGCATCAGCAGCGACACTTCCTCTTCCGGGCGGCGCCAGTTCTCGGAACTGAAGGCGAACACCGTCAGGTACTCGATGCCGCGGTTGACGCAGGCTTCGACGACGGTGCGTACCGCCTCCACGCCCTTGACGTGACCCGCCACGCGGGGCAGGAAGCGCTTCGTGGCCCAACGGCCGTTGCCGTCCATGATGATCGCCACGTGGCGCGGCACATTCCGTACGTCGGGCACCGCGGTCGTCGAACTCGTATATCTCATTAGTAACGCTTTAATGCCAAAAGATGAACTGTACAAAAAAAACCGGGGACAGGCACCTATTTTCAAGAAATATTTTCCTGATAATAGGGCTGTCCCGGGTGTGGGCGGAACTGGCTGAGGGTGCGCGCCGCTGACGCAATTTCACCGGCAGCGCGTGCGGCTTGGTGTCGGACACCGGATTTTCGGTGTCCGACACCGGTTTTCCGAAAACCCGGTCACTGACTCCGGCGCAGAAAACCGGTGTCTGACACATTTTCGGGCAAGCCCGAAAATGTGTCAGACACCAGGCCCTGCACGTTCGAAGTGACTTCCGGCTTTATACCGTCAGCACTTCCTTCTCTTTCTCGGCCACGATCTTGTCGATATCGACAATCGCCTTGTCGGTCAGCTTCTGCACGTCGTCCGAAGCGCGGCGCTCTTCGTCTTCCGAGATCGCCTTGTCCTTCGTCAGGCGCTTCAACTGTTCGTTGGCATCGCGGCGGATATTGCGCACGGCGATCTTCGCATCCTCGGCTTCGCTCTTGCACAGCTTGACCATTTCCTTGCGGCGCTCTTCGGTCAGCGGCGGGGTCGGTACGCGGATCGTGTCGCCCTGGGCGGACGGGTTTAGGCCCAGGTCGGAATCGCGGATCGCCTTTTCGATGGCGCCGGCCATCTTCTTCTCGAACGGCGTCACGCCGATCGTGCGGGCATCGATCAGGGTCAGGTTGGCCACCTGGTTGATCGGCGTGGGGTTGCCGTAATAGTCCACGGTCACGTGGTCCAGGATGCCTGCGTGGGCACGGCCGGTACGCACCTTGGCCAGGTCGGCCTTCAGCGTTTCCAGCGATTTCGCCATCTTGTCCTGGGCGTTCTTCTTGATGTCAGCGGTAGACATGCTGCTCTCCTGTTGTTTCTCTTGAGGTTCGTATTTTAGACGTGTACCAAGGTGCCTTCGTCCTCACCCATGATCACGCGCATCATAGCGCCTGGCTTGGTGATCGAGAAGACCTTGATGGGCAGCTTCTGGTCGCGGCACAGCGCAAAGGCGGTGGCGTCCATCACCTGCAGATGCTTGGCGATCGCGTCGTCGAAACTGATGGTGCTGTACAGCGTGGCGTTCGGGTCCTTCTTCGGGTCGGCGCTGTAGACGCCGTCGACCTTGGTGGCCTTCAGCACGATCTCGGCCGAGACTTCCGAACCGCGCAGCGCGGCAGCGGTGTCGGTGGTGAAGAACGGGTTGCCGGTGCCGGCCGCGAAGATCACGACCTTGCCTTCTTCCAGGTACTGCAGCGCTTTCGGGCGCACATACGGTTCCACGACCTGCTCGATGCCGATCGCCGACATCACGCGGGCAGTCACGCCCACATGGCGCATCGCGTCGGCCAGGGCCAGCGCGTTCATCACGGTGGCCAGCATGCCCATGTAGTCGGCAGTGGCACGGTCCATGCCCTGGGCGCCGGGCGCCACGCCGCGGAAGATGTTGCCGCCGCCGATCACGACCGCCAGTTCCACGCCCATTTTTGCGACCTCGGCCACGTCCGCGACCATGCGCTCGATCGTGCCGCGATTGATGCCATACGGGTCATCGCCCATCAGGGCCTCACCGGACAATTTGAGGAGGACGCGCTTGTAGGCTGGTTTTGACATGAGCTGGGGCTCCTAAGTAAATGTATTCGGTGACATTCCGGCGGCAATGATAGCCTCGATGGCTTCCTGCGCCGGGTGATACTCCAACCGTGCGACCCCGTTCGGGGACGGGTGGATGTTGCATTCTGTGTTGCGTTTGTTCGCGGCGAGGATGTTGGCAGATCCCATCACCCTCCCCGGCCTTCGGCCGCAACCCGCCTAAAAAAACGGGCCTTTCGGCCCGTTTCTTGATTACGCTCCCTTGGAAGCAGCCATCTGGGCTGCCACTTCAGCAGCGAAGTCGTCGACTTTCTTCTCGATGCCTTCGCCCACCACGTACATGGTGAAGCCCTTCACGGTCGCGCCGGCGGCTTTCAGCATCTGCTCGACGGACTGCTTGTCGTTCTTCACGAAGGCCTGGTTCAGCAGCGACACTTCCTTCAGGTACTTCTGCACGGAACCTTCCAGGCGCTTGGCGACGATGTCCGGCGACTGGGCCGGCTTGCCTTCGGCGGCGGCCTTGGCTGCGTCTTCGTCGGCTTTAGCCTGGGCAACCGAGCGCTCTTTTTCGATCAGTTCAGCAGGCACCTGGTCGGAGGACAGCGACACCGGCTTCATTGCGGCGATGTGCATTGCCACGTCTTTACCAACCTGGTCGTCGGCGCCCTCGAAGTCGACGATCACGCCGATCTTGGTGCCGTGCAGGTAGGAAGCCAGCTTGCCGGTCGTTTCGAAACGCTGGAAGCGGCGGATCGACATGTTTTCGCCGATCTTGCCAACCAGGGCGGAACGCACTTCGTCCAGCGTCTGGCCGGATTCGGTCGGCAGTGCCAACAGGGCTGCCACGTCGGCCGGGTTCTTCTCGGCGGCCAGCTTTGCAGCGGTGTTGGCCAGGGCCAGGAAGTCGTCGTTCTTGGCGACGAAGTCGGTTTCGGAGTTCACTTCGACCAGGGCGCCCACGTTGCCCGAGATGAATGCTGCCACCACGCCTTCGGCGGTGATACGCGCGGAAGCCTTGGCAGCCTTGCCGCCCAGCTTAACGCGCAGGATCTCTTCTGCCTTGTCCATGTCGCCGGCCGCTTCGGTCAGGGCCTTCTTGCATTCCATCATCGGTGCGTCGGTCTTTGCGCGCAGTTCGCCGACCATTGCTGCGGTAATCGCTGCCATATGTTTCTCCTGTTATTCGGTGGGGTTGCCGGGGCGGCGCCTCGCGGCAGCCTGCTCATCCAGCACGTTGTTAAAAAAAAGGGGAGCTGGAAGCCACCCCTTTTTAACAGCCTAATATTTAGTGCTGATGTCCGCCGAGGGCGGACGCGAGCCGATTACGCCTGCTCGTTGACTTCCACGAACTCGTCGCCGGCCGCCGTCTTGATCGACTCCAGCACGTCGGCGGAGGCGTTGGCACGGCCTTCCAGGATCGCGTCTGCCACGCCGCGGGCGTACAGGGTGATCGCTTTGGACGAATCGTCGTTACCCGGGATAACGTGGGTCACGCCTTCCGGCGAGTGGTTGGTGTCAACCACGCCGATGACCGGAATACCCAGCTTCTGGGCTTCGGTGATGGCGCCTTTGTGGTAGCCGACGTCGACCACGAAGATCGCGTCAGGAATACCGCCCATATCCTTGATACCGCCGATGGATTTCTGCAGCTTTTCCATTTCGCGACGGAACAGCAGTGCATCCTTCTTGGTCAGCTTCTCGACGGAGCCGTCTTCGACTTGCGCTTCCATGTCCTTCAGGCGCTTGATCGAGGTCTTGATGGTCTTGAAGTTGGTCAGCATGCCGCCCAGCCAGCGCTGGTCGACGTAAGGAACGCCAGCGCGCTGTGCTTCAGCAGCGATGATGTCGCGTGCCTGGCGCTTGGTGCCCACCATCAGGATCGTGCCACGGTTGGCGGACAGTTGGCGAACGGTCTTCATCGCCTCCTGGTACAGCGCCATGGTCTTTTCCAGGTTGATGATGTGAATCTTGTTGCGGTGGCCGAAGATGAACGGAGCCATCTTTGGGTTCCAGAATCGGGTTTGGTGGCCGAAGTGGACGCCGGCTTCCAGCATTTCACGCATCGTTACAGACATTTTTTACTCCAGGGTTGGGTCTGGAACCTGCCCAGTCACCCTTGCGGGCACCCTTGCAGGGCGGGTTCGAGTTTATTAAAAAGTAGGATTTTTACAACATTGCAGGGAGCGAGTCCAAGCAACCCGAGATTTTAGCCTGATCTCGCCGTCAGGGCAAGGCATGCCCTGTCCGTCCGGCAACGTGGCGCCCCCGCTGTCACTATCGATCCGCAAATAATATTGCCAATATGTCAACACGTACTTAAATTACGGTTTCCGCAAATCAGTGGAGCGATACATGCGGGGGTTGCGCAGGCCTGGGGCTCCTTAAAGCTGACGACCGTGGGGATTACGTCCAAGTCAGAACCGCACGCCTCCCTGCTCACCGGCCGAGTCCACCCCAGTGTGAAGGCACCAACGGCTAGGGAATTCGCGCGCAGTGTTGTTGACATAAAGCACGTCCAATGAGGCAAGGCGCTTCAATACAGCACGCGAGCACTCAGCCGATCTTAAAACCGGTATCGCGCCGTCAACCTCGCCCCCAGTGGCGCCCCCGGCATGTTCAGGTTCGGCGCACTCCCATGCCCCGACACGATATAGTCCCGATCCAGCAGATTATTCACGTTCAACTGCAAGTCAACCGCGCCAAGCCGATACCCCACCATCGCATCGACAGTGGCGAATCCCGGCAATTTCACGGTATTACCCGGATTGGCAAACCGCTCGCTGACCGCAACAACACCGAGCCCGGCGCGTAACGAAGACCCAAACGACTTCGACACCCACAGGTTGCCGCTATGCCGCGGCGTGAGCGTGGCGCGCTTCCCCTGCACCGGCACGCGCTTGATCACGTTGTCGCTGCTGTCGAGCGCCGGCGACGAGACCACCTCCGTATCCAGGAACGAATAGCCCGACCATACCTGCCAGCCACCCGCCAGTTGCCCCGCAAGGGTCAGCTCCAGGCCGTCGGAACGCTGGGTACCGACCGGCACCAGCAAGTTGGTCACCGGATCGGTGAACTTGACGTTGGTACGCTCCAGCCGGAACAGCGCGGCAGTCGCAGACAGCGCGCCACCGAAGAAATCGAACTTGCCGCCGACTTCCTTGTTCGTCGTCTCTTCCGGCGCGATCTGCGCATTGTTGGCAGCCAGCGGGAAGTTCTCGGCGGATGGCTGGAACGAACGGCTGAACGACACGTAGTAAGACTGCGTAGCCGAAGGCTGCCAGACGAGGCCGGCGCGTGGACTCCAGTCGGCGTCCACGCGTTGCAGGTTCGATTGCCCTGCCCTGCGTTCGCGCGTTTCCTGCTCGAAGCGGTCGTAGCGCACGCCGGCCAGCGCCTTCCAGCCCGGCGCCAGTTCCACGAGATCCTGCACGTAGGCGCCGCGTGTAGTGAAGATGCCGCGGTTGTCGGTGGCCGGCGCCACGTCCAGCGCCAGCGGCAGCACCGGCAGCACGGGATTGAACAGCGTCACGGTCGCCACGTTGCTGCGCGAGCGGTTCACCTGGTCCTTGTCCTGCTTGCCAAATTCCACGCCGTACAGCAGCTGGTGCTTCATGCCGGCCAGCGAGGCGATCTGCGTCAGTTCGGTCTGGTTGAACCAGCCATCTTCCTCGCGGCGCAGGTTCGTGCGGTTCAGCGAGGCCGTGCGTGCCGTCTCGTTGACGGAACCGACCAGCGTATTGTTCCGCGCCAGCGTGTAGTCGTATTTGCGGAAGCCGTTGCGCAGGCTCAGGCGCTCGCTGAAACGATGTTCCAGCGTGAAGCCGCCGGCGAAGACTTCGGCGTGCGAGAAGTCGACATCGCGCGCGTTGGCGGCACCGTAGTAGGTGCCGGCCGGCACGTCGACAGGGCGTCCCTGGTAGGACGGGATGCCGAAATCGGTGACGCGGCGGTCGGACAGGTGTTCGGCTTGCAGCAACAGGCCCGTGGAGGACCCGAGCGGCACGAACAGCGACGGCGCGATGGCGTCGCGTTCCAGGAATTGCTGGTCGCGGTAGCCGTCGGCCCGTTCGATGGCGCCCGTGACACGGAATGCCATGCCGTTTTCGCCGATCGTGCGCGCCAGGTCCACTTCGCCGCGCCGCTGGTTGTGGCTGCCCACGCGTACCGCGACCTCGCTGAGGTTGGTGCCGGGGCGCTTCGTCACCCGGTTGATGAGCCCGCCGGATGAGCCCCGGCCGTACAGCACGGCTGCCGGTCCCTTCAGCACCTCGATGCGCTCCACGTTCGACATGTCGCGGAAATACAGCGCGTCGTCGCGGAAACCGTCCACGAACTGGTCGGAGATGGCGGAAAACCCGCGCAGCGTCACCTGGTCGCGCTGGCCGTCGCCATGCGACAGGCCCACGCCGGGCACCGACTTCATCGCGTCTTCCATCGACAGCACGGCCTGGTCGCGCAGCAGCTGCTCGGGAATCACGTTGACGGTTTGCGGGATATCGCGCAGCGGCGCATCGATCTTCATCGCGCTGGTCGATGTCGGCACGTTGTAGGCGGGGCTGTCGGCACGCGTGCCGCTGATCGTCACGACGGCTTGCGGCTCATCCGCGGCTGCTGCGAGGGTATGCGCGTGGACGAACAAGGCTGCGGCCAGCGCGAGCGGGGTCTTTTTCAGGGTCATCTCTTTTTCTCTCGACGGAGCATTCAGACGTGAATGCGAATTATTATCATTCAACATTATTGCATGATGTGCAATTTGTGGCAATGTGTGGCAGGCGGTCCGTTGCGAAACGCGCGGCATCGCACGCTTGCCCGGCGTATGCTCGGCCTTCGATCGGATGACAGCGAAAGGAGGGAGAGATGCAATCGAGCCGACTGGAACAACTGGAACAGGGGCTACGCAATGCACTGCAACTCGTCGAGCGCGACGAAACGGGCGCGCAAGGAGAAATCGCCACCAGCCACCCGGCCGCGCGCGCCGCGGAGGAATGCGAACTGATGCTGCCCGAGCCGCTGACGCTCGCCTCGCTGGCCGAAGCGATCCGCCACAAGATCGATACGGTGCACGTGCTGCTGGATCGCGCGCGGGCACACGAAGCACTGCCGCCGGAAGCACAGCTGGCCGCGGATGAAGGCTACCTGACCGCGACGGACGGCGTGCCGGTGGACGGTCCCAGACACTGACGTTCAGGCGCCACAGGGACAGTCGCCGCCAACCCAGCGCCTGTCCCGCTACGCCGCCAATGCCGGCCTGCTTAACGCAGCTCAACGCCTGCCACCCCGGATTCGCTACTTTGCTCCTCAGTTCAATTCCCAGGAGCAATCATGTTCACCCCGCCCCGCCTCCGGATACGCCACGCGCCAGCCCGGCTATTGGCACTGGCCGCCGCCCTCCTCCTCTCGCAGGCCGCGCACGCCCTCGCCGGCGCTGAATTCCGCGAGCGCAGCGTCATCGGCAAATGGAAGCTGGTGTCGCTGCTCGACATGGCCTCGATCGCCTCGCTGGACGAAGCGGAAGCGAAAACGCTGCTGGGTAAATACGTGACGATCACGGCGTCGAGCGTGAAAGTGGACGAGGAAATCTGCGCTGCGCCCGAGTTCTGGGCAGAGCGCATCATGCCGGAACCCCACATCCAGGAAAAGCTGCACACGAGCGCGGAACGGCTACGTTTGCCGAGCCCGGCAATCATGGTCGAGCTTGGGTGTACGGATGTGTATATCCGCAATCCGCGCCAAATGGTGCTGCTGTGGGGTGGCGCGATGTTCGAGGCAGAGCGGATCGTGGCCGCGCCTGCGCCGAAGCCGAGCAGAAGGCGGCCACCGCAAAGCAGCCGGCAAGCAAGGCCGGCCCGAACAAGGCAGGCGGTCCTGTCACCGCGAGCCCCGGAAAAGCGCCGGCCAGGAAGGCCGGCTTTCGCGCACCTGGGCAGGCCACCGCGAAGGCAAAGCCGGTCCCGCCGCCCCCTCCGAAGAAACGCCCGGTCAAGTGACGCGCCCCCATGCACGCCAGGAGCGTGTGTGCTGTGCGACTGCGACAGCAGACGCGAGCGGCAGCACGGCGCAATTTCTTGAGCATATCCGACCGCCCCAGGTGATGGCCCTGTCTCAGGCAATTTGGGCGCATCACCCCTGCACGAAAAAAACCGGAGCGCGGTCTTGAAAGACCGGTACAATCCTCCATATACCATCCACTTGGATGGTAATAGGATGATAAAGATGCCAGACCTTAAGCTCCGCCCTTCCGATTCGGAAAAGATCACGATCAACCTTTTCCCGGTCGACCTGGGCCAGATCGACCTGCTCGTACAGCAGGGTTTTTATGCCAACCGGTCGGACCTGATCCGCACGGCAATTCGCAACCAGCTCAACCAGCACGCGGACGTCGTGCGCCAGACCGTCGAGCGCAACCAGTTCGTCCTCGGCTTGCAGCAATTTTCGCGGGTCGACCTGGAAGCGGTGCAAGCGGCCGGCGAGATGCTCAATATCCGCGTGCTCGGCCTCGCGTCGATCGCGCCGGATGTATTGCCCGAGCTGGCCGCCGCCACCATCC contains:
- the ispC gene encoding 1-deoxy-D-xylulose-5-phosphate reductoisomerase, with amino-acid sequence MQSITILGATGSIGVSTLDVIARHPDRYTVYALSAHSRVEELAAQCRQFRPKVAVVGSADAADQLAALLRAMNVETQVGWGEQALCDVAAGSETDAVMAAIVGAAGLAPTLAAARAGKKVMLANKEALVMSGQLFMDAVAESGATLLPIDSEHNAIFQCLPANYRRVPKAAGVTKILLTASGGPFLKRAVETLDTVTPAEACKHPKWSMGRKISVDSATMMNKGLEVIEAHWLFGAPAAQIEVVIHPQSVIHSMVSYADGSVIAELGNPDMRTPIANALAYPERIESGVAQLDLTQVGTLQFEQPDFNRFPCLALAYDALNAGGTAPALLNAANEVAVQAFLEERIGFRQIDRVIAGVMDSLPHGPASSIEAVMAQDAAARAAAERAIAALGHPLKAANA
- a CDS encoding phosphatidate cytidylyltransferase produces the protein MLKTRIITAVILFVVLVAVLFSGSLPAVQALVAVAFFAVTWEAFRLFKLRVPVVIAACWTAAFLYTFFLNTGLEQARFWLALGAAIWLLRFLPSLKVGLPPMEGFGNTLLSMVYAATLVSCFVAILVLFQVSPLYLVSVMAVVFIADIGAYFSGKKFGKRKLAPTISPGKSVEGAVGGWIAVLVLATITILAAPHQPWLQDTFAVRMQAKLGWGVALATLSVMVAASIAGDLFESQLKRRAGFKDSSNLLPGHGGVLDRIDALVPVLPIAALIGGWL
- the uppS gene encoding polyprenyl diphosphate synthase, with amino-acid sequence MRYTSSTTAVPDVRNVPRHVAIIMDGNGRWATKRFLPRVAGHVKGVEAVRTVVEACVNRGIEYLTVFAFSSENWRRPEEEVSLLMRLFVTALEREVAKMHANNIRLKVVGDLSRFDAKLQEMIANAERKTANNTRLTVTVCANYGGRWDIMQAIGKMVSAHPGATDFSEEQLAPHLAMAYAPEPDLFIRTGGEERISNFLLWQLAYTELYFTDTYWPDFTAEKLDEAIASYQHRERRFGRTGEQLKK
- the frr gene encoding ribosome recycling factor, with product MSTADIKKNAQDKMAKSLETLKADLAKVRTGRAHAGILDHVTVDYYGNPTPINQVANLTLIDARTIGVTPFEKKMAGAIEKAIRDSDLGLNPSAQGDTIRVPTPPLTEERRKEMVKLCKSEAEDAKIAVRNIRRDANEQLKRLTKDKAISEDEERRASDDVQKLTDKAIVDIDKIVAEKEKEVLTV
- the pyrH gene encoding UMP kinase, with the translated sequence MSKPAYKRVLLKLSGEALMGDDPYGINRGTIERMVADVAEVAKMGVELAVVIGGGNIFRGVAPGAQGMDRATADYMGMLATVMNALALADAMRHVGVTARVMSAIGIEQVVEPYVRPKALQYLEEGKVVIFAAGTGNPFFTTDTAAALRGSEVSAEIVLKATKVDGVYSADPKKDPNATLYSTISFDDAIAKHLQVMDATAFALCRDQKLPIKVFSITKPGAMMRVIMGEDEGTLVHV
- the tsf gene encoding translation elongation factor Ts; the encoded protein is MAAITAAMVGELRAKTDAPMMECKKALTEAAGDMDKAEEILRVKLGGKAAKASARITAEGVVAAFISGNVGALVEVNSETDFVAKNDDFLALANTAAKLAAEKNPADVAALLALPTESGQTLDEVRSALVGKIGENMSIRRFQRFETTGKLASYLHGTKIGVIVDFEGADDQVGKDVAMHIAAMKPVSLSSDQVPAELIEKERSVAQAKADEDAAKAAAEGKPAQSPDIVAKRLEGSVQKYLKEVSLLNQAFVKNDKQSVEQMLKAAGATVKGFTMYVVGEGIEKKVDDFAAEVAAQMAASKGA
- the rpsB gene encoding 30S ribosomal protein S2 yields the protein MSVTMREMLEAGVHFGHQTRFWNPKMAPFIFGHRNKIHIINLEKTMALYQEAMKTVRQLSANRGTILMVGTKRQARDIIAAEAQRAGVPYVDQRWLGGMLTNFKTIKTSIKRLKDMEAQVEDGSVEKLTKKDALLFRREMEKLQKSIGGIKDMGGIPDAIFVVDVGYHKGAITEAQKLGIPVIGVVDTNHSPEGVTHVIPGNDDSSKAITLYARGVADAILEGRANASADVLESIKTAAGDEFVEVNEQA
- a CDS encoding TonB-dependent siderophore receptor; the encoded protein is MTLKKTPLALAAALFVHAHTLAAAADEPQAVVTISGTRADSPAYNVPTSTSAMKIDAPLRDIPQTVNVIPEQLLRDQAVLSMEDAMKSVPGVGLSHGDGQRDQVTLRGFSAISDQFVDGFRDDALYFRDMSNVERIEVLKGPAAVLYGRGSSGGLINRVTKRPGTNLSEVAVRVGSHNQRRGEVDLARTIGENGMAFRVTGAIERADGYRDQQFLERDAIAPSLFVPLGSSTGLLLQAEHLSDRRVTDFGIPSYQGRPVDVPAGTYYGAANARDVDFSHAEVFAGGFTLEHRFSERLSLRNGFRKYDYTLARNNTLVGSVNETARTASLNRTNLRREEDGWFNQTELTQIASLAGMKHQLLYGVEFGKQDKDQVNRSRSNVATVTLFNPVLPVLPLALDVAPATDNRGIFTTRGAYVQDLVELAPGWKALAGVRYDRFEQETRERRAGQSNLQRVDADWSPRAGLVWQPSATQSYYVSFSRSFQPSAENFPLAANNAQIAPEETTNKEVGGKFDFFGGALSATAALFRLERTNVKFTDPVTNLLVPVGTQRSDGLELTLAGQLAGGWQVWSGYSFLDTEVVSSPALDSSDNVIKRVPVQGKRATLTPRHSGNLWVSKSFGSSLRAGLGVVAVSERFANPGNTVKLPGFATVDAMVGYRLGAVDLQLNVNNLLDRDYIVSGHGSAPNLNMPGAPLGARLTARYRF
- a CDS encoding CopG family transcriptional regulator yields the protein MPDLKLRPSDSEKITINLFPVDLGQIDLLVQQGFYANRSDLIRTAIRNQLNQHADVVRQTVERNQFVLGLQQFSRVDLEAVQAAGEMLNIRVLGLASIAPDVLPELAAATIQSITVLGALHASPAVKAALAGRIS